From Psychrobium sp. MM17-31, the proteins below share one genomic window:
- a CDS encoding efflux RND transporter periplasmic adaptor subunit encodes MKYFSWVITLCFIALGLLGIFYLKYSISAESAQESYEPAATIQAVSIQKQLIQPSHQVLGETVATEQVMLKNELGGKIVYLNLEPSVPVTKDQVLLRIDDSQEQAQLRSAQASANLKRQTLERIESLFNDKRISREKLDVATAELAIAQASVGEIQSIIDKKTVKAPFDAEVGIHNLALGQTLTANADIVELIGINDSIWVDFNVPQVYPMLDIGSAVELSLPHQQASTTAQIVSVAPSLRGQSRQMQYRAKLSLDALTVKPQFLLNVNLPIAQSKQAIVVPNLAIVRDQLGDYVYVIADVNGDLRVSRRQVQLGERLPEGVIVESGVELGERIATIGAFKLWESAKVVIETPAIDDIVEMSEQGGIR; translated from the coding sequence ATGAAGTATTTTTCTTGGGTTATCACCCTATGTTTCATTGCGTTAGGACTGCTGGGGATCTTTTATTTAAAGTATTCAATTTCGGCGGAGTCGGCGCAAGAGAGTTATGAACCTGCCGCAACAATTCAAGCGGTGTCTATTCAGAAGCAGCTCATCCAGCCAAGCCATCAGGTACTGGGAGAAACTGTAGCCACTGAACAAGTCATGCTTAAGAACGAGTTAGGTGGCAAAATTGTTTATTTAAACTTAGAGCCAAGTGTACCTGTTACAAAAGATCAGGTGCTTTTGCGTATTGACGATTCACAAGAGCAAGCCCAGCTGCGCAGTGCACAGGCTAGCGCTAATTTAAAGCGTCAAACACTTGAGCGTATTGAATCGTTGTTTAACGATAAACGCATTAGCCGTGAAAAGCTCGATGTGGCAACGGCTGAGCTGGCGATTGCACAGGCTAGCGTTGGTGAAATTCAATCTATAATCGATAAGAAAACGGTGAAGGCGCCGTTTGACGCCGAGGTGGGAATTCACAACTTGGCACTTGGTCAAACCTTGACTGCTAATGCCGATATTGTTGAGTTAATTGGTATTAATGACAGTATTTGGGTCGACTTTAACGTGCCGCAGGTCTATCCGATGTTGGATATTGGCAGTGCTGTTGAGCTGTCATTGCCTCATCAGCAAGCCAGCACAACAGCACAGATTGTTTCTGTCGCACCAAGTCTTCGCGGTCAAAGCCGCCAAATGCAATATCGCGCTAAACTGTCACTGGATGCTCTTACGGTAAAGCCGCAATTTCTCCTCAATGTGAATCTACCTATCGCGCAATCAAAACAAGCGATTGTGGTACCAAACTTGGCTATAGTGCGCGACCAGCTTGGCGATTATGTTTATGTTATTGCCGATGTTAACGGAGATTTACGAGTTTCGCGTCGACAAGTTCAGCTTGGTGAGCGCCTACCCGAAGGTGTAATCGTTGAGTCCGGTGTCGAGCTGGGTGAGCGCATTGCAACTATTGGCGCGTTTAAGTTGTGGGAAAGCGCTAAGGTCGTCATTGAAACACCTGCTATTGATGACATTGTCGAAATGTCTGAGCAAGGAGGTATTCGATGA
- a CDS encoding efflux RND transporter permease subunit encodes MINHYKSNVMDAFVKRPVLSIVLSLFICLAGLWAVKSIAVLQFPMIKSASLTINTVYTGASAEVVKGFVTDPIERVAATVPGVEYVDSSTTSGQSTVTAWLKLNEDTTAALAELNTRLSQIKFELPPGAEDPAVSVTRTDRPHAVFYLNVEAKGSSLSQLSDYLTRQVNPIISNIDGVQKVGIEGARTPAMRIWLDANRMNVLNVSSDEVYSALASNNSISTLGYGQDDTQRIDIVANTQLSSIEEFEQLIVKRDQDGIVYVKDIADVKLGAEQASNTARFNQQDTVYISVYPLPGANEIAIGDRLYQVLDNINANAPNGLHINIAYDGTLYMRDALKEIVSTLIETVVLVGIVVLLMMGSFKTALVPLITIPISILGAIAAIWVMGFTLNLLTVLAIVLSVGLVVDDAIVVVENVARHVRDGMPRIQAALVSSRQLLVPVISMTLTLAMVYAPIGFLSGLTGVLFKEFAFTLAIAVLLSGVVAITLSPIMSAYVSDTQGREGRLTKAVNGVFAKLQQRYSSLLTRAMGFQGQIMLVALVIGLLIVPFYLHSKKELAPIEDQSSINVVMQSPPESSLAYNESNIKPVVDNLLSVDGSKKMWQIVTSNGGFGGLEFVESSERDFTTNEKMPEIYGRLTGSAALNNLPILPSPLPTAGQFDVEMVVKSSASYDELKGYADQLVYAAFGSGLFLYADTDLKIDLPQMQLSFNRQKIADLGMTVQDVSRQLNVYLSANFVNRFDANGKAYRVIPMLDNAIANDPQQLKTLTIKIPSGELVSISDFVTVSYNTVPRALGSFGQQNAFKIYGGILPGVTKEQALAALEQAAADILPKSYAVDYAGESREIRKEGNSLMTIMGISLAIVFMILAIQFNSFRDPLVILFGCVPLAMSGALMLPFFEITTINIYSQIGLVTLVGLIAKNGILIVEFANHLQEQGQNKLQAVVESASTRLRPILMTTLATVLGHFPLVLVTGAGAEARNSIGVILVAGMLIGTVFTLFILPVFYVWFASDHRPKESANDSEELATQPTLKSA; translated from the coding sequence ATGATCAATCATTATAAAAGTAATGTGATGGATGCCTTTGTTAAACGTCCTGTGCTGTCCATTGTTTTATCGTTATTTATCTGTCTCGCGGGATTATGGGCGGTTAAGAGCATTGCGGTATTGCAATTTCCGATGATCAAAAGTGCATCCTTGACGATTAACACTGTTTACACTGGTGCGTCGGCAGAAGTCGTTAAGGGCTTTGTTACCGATCCTATCGAACGTGTGGCAGCGACAGTACCGGGCGTAGAGTATGTCGATTCCTCAACGACATCTGGTCAAAGCACAGTAACCGCGTGGTTAAAGCTTAACGAAGATACGACAGCTGCGCTGGCTGAATTAAATACCCGATTGAGTCAAATTAAATTTGAGCTGCCGCCGGGAGCAGAAGATCCTGCTGTGTCGGTCACGCGAACCGATCGTCCACATGCGGTGTTCTATCTCAATGTGGAAGCCAAAGGTTCGAGTCTCTCTCAGCTCAGCGATTACTTGACGCGACAAGTCAATCCCATCATCAGTAATATCGACGGCGTACAGAAAGTGGGTATTGAAGGGGCACGCACACCAGCAATGCGTATTTGGCTCGATGCAAATAGAATGAATGTGCTTAATGTCAGTAGCGATGAAGTTTATAGCGCATTGGCCAGCAACAACAGCATTTCTACCTTGGGTTACGGCCAAGATGATACGCAGCGCATTGATATTGTTGCCAATACTCAGCTATCGAGTATCGAAGAGTTTGAACAACTTATTGTAAAACGCGATCAAGATGGCATCGTCTATGTCAAAGATATAGCCGATGTAAAACTGGGAGCTGAGCAGGCGTCAAATACCGCGCGTTTTAATCAGCAGGATACGGTTTACATTTCGGTTTATCCTTTGCCCGGTGCAAATGAAATCGCTATTGGTGATCGTCTGTATCAAGTGCTGGATAACATTAACGCCAATGCGCCTAACGGACTGCATATTAATATCGCTTACGATGGCACGCTTTATATGCGCGATGCCCTTAAAGAGATTGTATCGACGTTGATTGAAACAGTTGTGTTAGTTGGTATTGTGGTTTTACTAATGATGGGCTCATTTAAGACGGCATTAGTGCCACTTATTACTATTCCCATCTCGATTTTAGGCGCTATTGCTGCAATCTGGGTAATGGGGTTTACGCTTAACTTACTCACGGTTCTAGCAATTGTGTTGTCTGTTGGCTTGGTGGTGGATGACGCCATTGTGGTCGTAGAAAACGTTGCGCGTCATGTGCGTGATGGCATGCCTCGCATACAAGCGGCTTTGGTAAGCTCTCGCCAATTGTTGGTACCAGTTATTTCAATGACCTTAACGTTAGCGATGGTGTATGCACCTATCGGGTTTTTATCTGGTTTAACTGGTGTGTTGTTTAAAGAATTTGCCTTTACGCTGGCGATTGCCGTGCTGCTTTCTGGTGTGGTGGCGATTACGCTTTCGCCGATAATGAGTGCTTATGTTTCAGATACGCAGGGACGTGAGGGACGTTTAACTAAGGCTGTTAACGGCGTGTTTGCCAAATTGCAGCAGCGCTATAGTTCACTATTGACTCGCGCGATGGGCTTTCAAGGTCAGATAATGTTGGTAGCGTTAGTTATCGGACTATTGATTGTTCCTTTCTATCTTCACTCGAAGAAGGAATTAGCACCAATTGAAGATCAAAGCAGTATTAATGTGGTGATGCAATCGCCGCCTGAGTCTTCACTGGCCTATAACGAATCCAATATCAAACCTGTTGTCGATAATTTACTAAGCGTCGATGGTTCAAAAAAAATGTGGCAAATCGTTACTAGCAACGGCGGCTTTGGCGGATTGGAGTTCGTTGAGAGTAGTGAGCGCGATTTTACTACTAATGAAAAAATGCCAGAAATTTATGGTCGGCTAACAGGCTCTGCTGCATTAAATAACTTACCTATTTTGCCTTCACCGCTGCCAACCGCTGGCCAGTTTGATGTCGAAATGGTCGTCAAGTCGAGTGCATCCTATGATGAGCTGAAAGGCTATGCCGATCAATTGGTTTATGCCGCTTTTGGCAGTGGATTATTTTTATACGCTGATACCGATTTAAAGATCGATCTGCCGCAAATGCAGTTATCGTTTAATCGACAAAAAATCGCTGACTTAGGGATGACTGTTCAAGATGTGAGTCGCCAACTTAATGTCTATCTGTCGGCAAACTTCGTTAATCGCTTTGATGCTAATGGCAAGGCTTATCGTGTCATTCCAATGTTAGATAACGCGATTGCCAATGATCCGCAGCAGTTAAAAACATTAACGATAAAAATACCAAGCGGTGAGTTGGTTAGTATTAGCGATTTCGTGACTGTTAGCTACAACACAGTGCCGCGAGCATTGGGATCTTTTGGTCAGCAAAATGCGTTTAAGATTTACGGCGGTATTTTACCAGGCGTAACAAAAGAGCAAGCACTTGCTGCTCTTGAGCAAGCTGCTGCCGATATATTGCCGAAATCATATGCGGTTGATTATGCGGGAGAGTCGCGCGAAATCCGTAAAGAAGGTAATAGTTTAATGACTATTATGGGGATTTCTCTGGCGATCGTGTTCATGATTTTAGCTATTCAATTTAACAGCTTTAGAGATCCTTTAGTGATCCTCTTTGGGTGTGTGCCACTAGCTATGTCAGGCGCATTAATGCTGCCGTTTTTTGAAATCACCACCATCAATATTTATTCGCAAATTGGCCTAGTTACGCTAGTTGGTCTCATTGCTAAGAATGGAATCTTAATCGTTGAATTTGCAAATCATCTGCAAGAGCAGGGACAGAATAAATTGCAGGCGGTTGTCGAATCGGCCAGCACGCGATTACGTCCTATCTTAATGACGACATTAGCCACTGTACTTGGGCATTTCCCATTAGTCTTGGTAACTGGAGCGGGTGCTGAAGCACGCAATAGTATCGGCGTTATTTTGGTGGCGGGAATGCTGATTGGCACCGTATTTACTTTATTTATATTGCCAGTGTTTTACGTGTGGTTTGCCAGCGATCATCGCCCAAAAGAAAGCGCTAATGACAGTGAAGAATTAGCGACGCAACCTACTTTGAAAAGTGCATAA
- a CDS encoding glutathione S-transferase family protein, translating to MNDLALHYHPFSNCSQRVFLLLEELGIPYQRHVINLMKSQQLTPEYLAINPKGRVPALTYGRQHYTESCDILRFIDQQFAAGKLTPSDPVQLTAMNNLLDDVADSHDVIKDFVYSQGIGRLPNDAEYDLYQQIDPENFTFHEKRRQGFIGSNKSVGLARIRQQFAKLEHQLSSNHWLVGELSLADFAWYPNTIIYRQLGYGFEDFPKVADWIKRFEARDCYQQGLKPALDKVPNWLIKPIMIIKRWLQPSRY from the coding sequence ATGAACGACTTAGCGCTACACTATCATCCATTTTCCAACTGCTCACAGCGTGTTTTTCTCCTGCTGGAAGAGCTAGGTATTCCCTATCAAAGGCATGTTATTAACTTGATGAAGAGCCAACAACTAACGCCTGAGTACCTTGCAATTAATCCTAAAGGACGAGTCCCCGCACTCACATATGGACGACAACACTACACAGAATCTTGTGATATTTTGCGTTTTATCGACCAACAATTTGCTGCAGGTAAATTAACACCAAGCGATCCGGTTCAGCTGACTGCAATGAATAATCTATTAGATGACGTTGCAGACTCTCATGATGTCATTAAAGACTTCGTTTACTCGCAAGGCATTGGCCGTTTACCTAATGACGCAGAATACGATTTATATCAACAGATAGATCCTGAAAATTTTACTTTTCATGAAAAGCGCCGCCAAGGATTCATCGGCAGTAATAAAAGCGTTGGCCTGGCTCGAATAAGGCAACAATTTGCAAAGCTAGAACACCAGCTATCTTCTAATCATTGGCTAGTGGGGGAACTTTCTCTCGCCGACTTCGCTTGGTATCCCAATACCATTATCTACCGCCAACTCGGCTATGGATTCGAAGACTTTCCCAAGGTTGCTGACTGGATAAAACGCTTCGAAGCACGTGACTGTTACCAACAAGGCTTAAAGCCCGCGCTGGATAAAGTACCTAATTGGCTAATTAAACCAATAATGATTATCAAGCGATGGCTGCAACCGAGTAGATATTAA
- a CDS encoding glutathione S-transferase translates to MLTVHHLENSQSIRILWLLEELKLDYKLEHYQRNKETSLAPSEFKKLHLVGTSPCITDGELVLPETNAIVDYILDQVSDSPLRPQPNSENRQSYLYWLHAAQGSFMPLLLDALIFKRMVSKVPAIIRPIIKFVVNKVEQAYLKPRLHKMLTHIENTLSQQTWFSGDNFTAADIVMGYCMDVAAVRVGMDERYPNAQAFLQRMRQRPAFKRAMEKNGDFVPFSE, encoded by the coding sequence ATGCTAACGGTTCACCATCTAGAAAATTCACAGTCGATACGTATTTTGTGGCTATTAGAAGAGTTAAAACTCGACTATAAACTCGAACATTATCAACGTAATAAAGAGACATCTTTAGCACCAAGTGAATTTAAAAAACTTCATTTAGTGGGGACTTCTCCCTGTATTACCGACGGTGAACTAGTGTTACCAGAAACTAATGCCATCGTTGATTATATTCTCGATCAAGTATCGGACTCGCCGCTAAGACCGCAACCCAACAGTGAAAATCGCCAAAGCTATCTTTATTGGTTACATGCAGCACAAGGCAGCTTTATGCCGTTACTACTCGACGCGCTGATCTTTAAGCGCATGGTGAGTAAGGTGCCTGCCATCATTCGCCCTATTATCAAGTTTGTGGTTAATAAAGTTGAACAGGCTTATCTAAAGCCACGCCTCCATAAGATGCTAACCCATATCGAAAACACATTAAGTCAACAAACATGGTTTTCTGGAGATAATTTTACCGCCGCCGATATCGTGATGGGTTATTGCATGGATGTTGCCGCGGTGCGTGTCGGCATGGACGAGCGCTATCCGAATGCTCAAGCCTTTTTACAGCGCATGCGCCAGCGTCCTGCTTTTAAGCGTGCGATGGAAAAAAACGGCGACTTCGTCCCATTTAGCGAATAA
- a CDS encoding NAD(P)H-dependent oxidoreductase — translation MKIAIVLGTSGEQGNTHHLVQEFAAQSGATVFDFSKYDISYYDYQHHNRNDDFLPLIKELTGFDHIVFATPLYWYSMSAQMKVFFDRLSDLLTIEKDLGRSLKGKTTSMLSTGNNAGFPECFVEPIRLTAEYMHMPFKGHHYVQTQSEADYGKFAEVVDEHLRLIRS, via the coding sequence ATGAAAATTGCAATTGTTTTAGGTACCTCTGGTGAGCAAGGAAATACTCATCACTTGGTACAAGAGTTCGCAGCGCAAAGTGGCGCAACGGTGTTCGATTTTTCAAAGTACGATATCTCATATTACGATTATCAGCATCACAATAGAAACGATGATTTCTTACCGCTGATTAAAGAGTTAACAGGCTTTGACCATATCGTTTTCGCCACGCCGCTTTATTGGTATTCGATGTCGGCACAGATGAAGGTATTTTTCGATCGTCTGTCTGATTTATTAACTATCGAAAAGGATTTAGGGCGCTCTCTTAAAGGCAAAACAACGTCTATGTTATCGACAGGTAATAATGCAGGGTTCCCAGAATGTTTCGTTGAGCCGATAAGACTCACCGCTGAATATATGCATATGCCGTTTAAAGGCCATCATTATGTTCAAACGCAAAGCGAAGCAGACTACGGTAAGTTTGCGGAAGTGGTTGATGAGCACTTAAGGTTAATTCGTTCGTAA
- the sigZ gene encoding RNA polymerase sigma factor SigZ, with product MNLQQLWQEYQTALRGFLHSKVANSADVEDILQEMLIKTHHHLGEVHQQSKIKPWLFQIANNAVIDFYRKRGSTQQREADVTWYDEDVSDVIDSFTACLEPFIKQLPEHQRLLLMAIELEGISQKDYAEQNGISYSTLKSRVKKARELLKKQFDDCCHFELDKNGNVIDYQRKGASCR from the coding sequence ATGAATCTTCAACAATTATGGCAAGAATACCAAACCGCATTACGTGGCTTTTTGCATTCAAAAGTTGCTAATAGCGCTGATGTTGAAGATATCTTGCAGGAAATGCTAATAAAAACACATCACCATCTTGGTGAAGTACATCAACAAAGCAAGATTAAGCCTTGGTTGTTTCAAATTGCTAACAATGCTGTTATCGATTTTTATCGCAAGCGAGGGAGTACGCAGCAGCGAGAGGCTGATGTTACTTGGTATGATGAAGATGTGAGTGATGTTATCGATAGTTTTACTGCTTGCCTAGAACCATTTATTAAGCAGTTACCTGAACACCAGCGTCTGCTACTTATGGCAATTGAGCTTGAAGGTATTTCGCAAAAAGACTATGCCGAGCAAAACGGCATCAGCTATTCCACATTAAAATCCCGAGTGAAGAAAGCACGGGAATTGTTAAAAAAGCAGTTTGATGATTGTTGTCATTTTGAATTAGATAAAAATGGCAATGTTATTGATTATCAGCGTAAAGGGGCATCTTGTCGCTAA
- the soxR gene encoding redox-sensitive transcriptional activator SoxR, with protein MALKEELSVGEVAKRTGVAVSALHFYENKGLITSFRDKANHRRYNRDVLRIISVIKVAQESGIQLQEIKSALETLPNKKRISVCDWNKLSNEWRDQLQQRIDQLNNLKNNLDDCIGCGCLSMEKCRLVNPKDVLSEHGPGPHFAPDENT; from the coding sequence ATGGCTCTCAAAGAAGAACTATCGGTAGGTGAAGTAGCCAAAAGAACTGGGGTTGCAGTTTCCGCATTACATTTCTATGAGAATAAAGGACTGATTACCTCTTTTCGCGACAAAGCCAATCATCGCCGCTACAATCGCGATGTTTTGCGAATTATTTCAGTGATTAAAGTCGCTCAAGAGTCGGGGATTCAATTACAAGAAATCAAGAGCGCGTTAGAAACCCTGCCTAACAAAAAACGTATTTCAGTGTGTGACTGGAATAAGCTTTCCAATGAATGGCGCGATCAATTGCAACAGCGCATCGACCAACTTAATAACTTGAAAAACAACCTAGATGACTGCATTGGCTGCGGGTGTTTATCGATGGAAAAGTGTCGCCTTGTTAATCCTAAAGATGTGTTGAGTGAACACGGACCCGGGCCGCACTTTGCGCCAGATGAAAACACCTAA
- a CDS encoding M28 family metallopeptidase, translating to MKKSALVLALGLMTSSASTFAADNSTSYAWNQFQSLLEVTQKMGARVAGTKQENEMAQWMSDEMTAMGYKVKSLPFKYRAKNGKVESQNLVVDIKGDSKDIIVVGAHYDSTGEKAGSLGILDNGSGMVALMALANDLKGKKLPYSVRLIAFGAEENGLNGSKAYVNRSDNPLKNVVAMINLDTIIGGDKLYVHSPLTKPYNCSYVKSPTFESSPELREALRSVSKDLYGKDAHLLHQPFPGYPEGQTGSWSDHAPFACNGIKTAYLEATNFEINGKSGNDGYSQVTDKTFWSCFDEETIGACDRKTEHHWGSIWHTKFDHPDYLLPRFSKRLQKQLDQNVNVLSKFVLTADKWIKK from the coding sequence ATGAAAAAATCAGCCTTAGTTCTGGCTTTGGGCCTAATGACCTCTAGCGCCTCAACATTCGCCGCCGATAACTCGACTAGTTATGCGTGGAATCAATTTCAGTCACTGCTTGAAGTCACTCAAAAAATGGGCGCTCGCGTGGCTGGCACCAAGCAAGAAAATGAAATGGCGCAGTGGATGAGTGATGAGATGACTGCCATGGGTTATAAGGTTAAATCGTTGCCATTTAAATATCGTGCTAAAAACGGCAAAGTTGAATCGCAAAACCTAGTGGTCGATATCAAAGGTGATTCTAAAGATATCATCGTGGTTGGTGCGCATTATGATTCAACAGGCGAAAAAGCTGGTTCATTAGGTATTTTAGATAATGGTTCAGGCATGGTGGCGTTAATGGCGTTAGCCAATGATCTTAAAGGTAAAAAACTACCTTATAGCGTACGTTTAATTGCTTTTGGTGCAGAAGAGAATGGTCTGAATGGCTCTAAAGCTTACGTTAATCGCAGCGATAACCCGCTGAAAAATGTTGTGGCAATGATTAACCTCGATACCATCATTGGTGGTGATAAACTCTACGTTCATAGTCCGCTGACTAAACCGTACAACTGTAGTTATGTGAAATCACCGACTTTTGAAAGCTCACCAGAGCTACGCGAAGCACTGCGCAGTGTTTCTAAAGATCTTTACGGTAAAGACGCTCACTTATTACATCAGCCATTCCCTGGTTACCCAGAAGGTCAAACTGGCAGTTGGTCAGATCATGCGCCATTCGCCTGTAATGGAATTAAGACGGCTTACTTAGAAGCGACTAACTTTGAAATTAACGGTAAAAGTGGCAATGACGGTTATTCACAAGTAACAGATAAAACCTTCTGGAGCTGTTTCGACGAAGAGACTATTGGCGCGTGTGATCGCAAAACTGAGCATCACTGGGGATCAATCTGGCATACCAAATTTGACCACCCAGACTATTTATTGCCGCGCTTCTCAAAGCGCTTACAAAAACAGTTAGATCAAAACGTTAATGTATTGTCTAAATTTGTATTAACTGCCGATAAGTGGATCAAAAAATAA
- a CDS encoding glutathione S-transferase family protein produces the protein MSNISTPILLHRTITSAYSQKSIFQLQYSNLPWHSVLANKAMPRPTQQTLVGDFSRRIPILQVGADIYCDTKLISNKIAELAQQPNLSTQQQDPELVSLINHIEMRGLGAILGILTPWNFIAGYTKHGGIKNACDFIKDRAALAKQYPDLLKDRPSKNEAQQIAHQYFQYLEQQLDSDQFLYGDSLSAADFSAYTAIWYLHILTNSKVLRNYPKLSSWLKNMLALDAKHHRPIDELSGQQAIEIAKAYQPQAIDEAMRCEPQQRTVHFNDPLLGQNIKLKLNGLLVGESDSELIIERENLHTGKLHIHMPKQCFGACG, from the coding sequence ATGAGTAATATTTCAACGCCAATCCTGTTACATCGAACGATTACCTCTGCTTATAGTCAGAAGAGTATATTTCAGCTGCAATACAGTAACTTGCCATGGCATAGCGTGTTAGCTAACAAAGCTATGCCAAGACCTACTCAGCAAACCTTGGTCGGTGATTTCTCGCGCCGTATTCCAATCTTGCAAGTTGGAGCCGATATATACTGCGATACTAAACTGATTTCTAATAAAATTGCCGAACTTGCACAGCAACCAAACTTGTCGACTCAGCAGCAAGATCCCGAGTTAGTATCATTAATCAACCATATAGAAATGCGTGGACTAGGCGCTATCCTCGGTATATTAACGCCATGGAATTTTATTGCCGGTTATACCAAGCACGGCGGGATAAAAAATGCCTGCGACTTTATTAAAGATCGCGCAGCATTAGCTAAACAGTACCCAGATTTATTAAAAGACCGACCTTCCAAAAATGAAGCACAGCAAATCGCTCATCAATACTTCCAGTATTTAGAGCAGCAATTAGATAGCGATCAGTTTCTTTATGGTGACAGCCTTAGCGCCGCAGATTTTAGCGCCTACACCGCGATATGGTATTTGCATATTCTCACTAACAGCAAAGTACTGCGCAATTATCCAAAGCTGTCATCGTGGTTGAAAAACATGTTAGCTCTCGATGCAAAACATCACCGCCCTATCGATGAACTTAGTGGTCAACAAGCCATAGAAATAGCAAAAGCGTATCAGCCTCAAGCAATAGATGAAGCGATGAGATGCGAGCCACAGCAACGCACTGTGCACTTCAACGATCCGCTACTGGGACAGAATATAAAGTTAAAGCTCAACGGGCTATTAGTTGGAGAAAGTGACAGTGAATTGATTATTGAACGAGAAAATTTACACACGGGTAAATTACATATCCACATGCCCAAACAATGCTTTGGCGCCTGTGGTTAG
- a CDS encoding isoaspartyl peptidase/L-asparaginase, whose protein sequence is MVALVAIAGFLTPLEASEHKFAIAIHGGAGAIAKSKMTPEKETKYKAKLTEATNAGYEILAAGGSSLDAINRAVNILENSPLFNAGKGAVYTYDGAHELDASIMDGRNKQAGAVSGVKHIKNPINLARLVMTESVHVMLSGQGAEEFALEQGVQLINNSHFDTDNRYKSLLRAKKKLKQLKDKSDSNKDYQANYRQLDSQYKMGTVGAVAVDKHGNVAAATSTGGMTAKRYGRIGDSPVIGAGTWADNNSCAVSATGHGEYFIRYSVASDICARVQYQGKSVEEASKEVIFGPMFKAGGTGGVIVIDPKGNIALTFNTKGMYRGSRVEGETAKVAIFK, encoded by the coding sequence ATGGTGGCATTGGTTGCAATTGCCGGATTTTTAACACCGCTTGAGGCGAGCGAACATAAATTTGCTATCGCAATACACGGCGGCGCTGGTGCCATAGCTAAATCTAAGATGACACCAGAAAAAGAAACTAAATATAAAGCTAAACTCACTGAAGCAACAAATGCAGGCTATGAGATTTTAGCCGCTGGTGGTTCAAGCTTAGATGCCATAAATCGCGCAGTAAATATTCTTGAAAACTCGCCGCTGTTTAACGCAGGCAAGGGCGCTGTTTATACTTATGACGGCGCTCATGAGCTCGACGCTTCAATCATGGACGGGCGCAATAAACAAGCGGGCGCTGTTTCTGGCGTAAAACACATCAAAAATCCAATCAATCTTGCTCGCTTAGTGATGACTGAATCTGTCCACGTGATGCTATCAGGCCAAGGCGCTGAAGAATTCGCTTTAGAGCAAGGCGTGCAACTGATTAATAACAGTCATTTCGATACAGATAACCGTTATAAGTCGCTACTTCGAGCCAAGAAAAAGCTTAAACAGCTCAAAGATAAGTCTGATAGTAATAAAGATTATCAAGCTAATTATCGTCAGCTAGATAGCCAATACAAAATGGGCACGGTTGGCGCTGTTGCCGTCGATAAACACGGCAATGTTGCAGCTGCGACTAGCACTGGCGGCATGACCGCTAAACGCTACGGCCGTATCGGTGATTCACCAGTGATTGGCGCTGGTACCTGGGCTGATAATAACTCATGTGCAGTATCGGCAACTGGTCACGGTGAATACTTCATTCGTTATAGCGTGGCATCAGATATTTGTGCCCGTGTGCAATATCAAGGCAAGAGTGTTGAAGAGGCAAGCAAAGAAGTTATCTTCGGCCCAATGTTCAAAGCCGGCGGCACTGGTGGCGTGATTGTGATTGATCCTAAAGGTAACATCGCGCTGACCTTTAATACCAAAGGCATGTATCGCGGCTCACGTGTTGAAGGTGAAACCGCGAAGGTGGCGATTTTTAAGTAG